The proteins below come from a single Mugil cephalus isolate CIBA_MC_2020 chromosome 7, CIBA_Mcephalus_1.1, whole genome shotgun sequence genomic window:
- the LOC125011490 gene encoding aquaporin-1-like, which translates to MRRQLVGFDTPDTFVANMAEVKSWGFWRAVAAEFVGMLLFIFICIAAAPEKDEKGVAQEIKISLTFALAIATLAQTLGHVSGAHLNPAVTLGLLVSSQISAVRCVCYILAQMLGAVTASAIVNGIKSRTSLGVNELNVGVGSGFVIEFFATLQLVLCVLAVTDKRRSDVNGFAPLAIGLSVGLGHFAAISYTGCGINPARSFGPAVIKGHMSNHWVYWIGPMCGGIAASLIYDFILCPRTRGFSSRMHVLVRGPEGEDGTGEFRGEDDDNQEPHQWPKQ; encoded by the exons ATGAGGCGCCAACTAGTTGGTTTTGACACGCCAGACACTTTTGTCGCAAACATGGCAGAAGTGAAAAGCTGGGGCTTTTGGAGGGCTGTGGCTGCAGAGTTTGTGGGGATgttactgttcatattcatcTGTATTGCGGCCGCCCCCGAGAAAGACGAGAAAGGGGTGGCTCAGGAGATCAAGATCTCGCTGACCTTCGCTCTGGCCATCGCCACCCTAGCTCAGACTTTGGGGCACGTCAGCGGAGCGCACCTGAACCCCGCGGTCACTCTGGGACTCCTGGTCAGCAGCCAGATCAGTGCAGTTCGGTGCGTCTGCTACATCCTGGCACAGATGCTGGGGGCAGTTACGGCTAGCGCTATCGTGAATGGAATTAAGAGCAGAACATCTCTTGGTGTTAATGAG cTAAATGTTGGTGTAGGATCGGGTTTTGTCATCGAgttctttgccacccttcaactGGTTCTGTGTGTGCTAGCAGTGACTGACAAGCGAAGGAGTGATGTTAATGGTTTTGCACCGTTGGCCATTGGACTGTCAGTGGGTCTTGGACACTTCGCTGCT ATAAGCTACACTGGATGTGGCATCAATCCTGCTCGCTCCTTTGGTCCGGCTGTGATAAAAGGCCATATGAGCAACCACTGG GTGTACTGGATCGGGCCGATGTGCGGCGGCATAGCAGCGTCCCTTATCTACGATTTCATTCTGTGTCCGCGGACACGTGGCTTCAGCTCTCGCATGCACGTGCTTGTCAGAGGTCCAGAAGGTGAAGATGGTACAGGTGAATTTCGAGGAGAAGACGATGACAATCAAGAGCCGCACCAGTGGCCAAAACAATGA
- the LOC125011369 gene encoding aquaporin-1-like translates to MREFKSKDFWRAVLAELVGMTLFIFLSISTAIGNTNNSNPDQEVKVSLAFGLAIATLAQSLGHISGAHLNPAVTLGMLASCQISVFKAVMYIVAQMLGSSLAAGIVYGVRPSTTGALGLNALNNITPSQGVGIELLATFQLVLCVIAVTDKRRRDVTGSAPLAIGLSVCLGHLAAISYTGCGINPARSFGPALILNDFTNQWVYWVGPMCGGVAAALIYDFLLYPKFDEFPGRMKVLVSGPTGDYDVNGGNDSTTVEMTSK, encoded by the exons ATGAGAGAGTTCAAGAGCAAGGATTTCTGGAGGGCTGTGCTGGCCGAACTGGTTGGCATgacccttttcatttttctgagcATCTCCACTGCCATCGGGAACACGAATAATAGCAACCCAGACCAGGAGGTGAAAGTGTCGCTGGCCTTTGGACTGGCTATTGCCACACTGGCCCAAAGTTTAGGCCACATCAGTGGAGCCCACCTGAATCCTGCAGTTACCCTCGGGATGCTTGCCAGCTGCCAGATCAGCGTCTTCAAGGCCGTCATGTACATTGTGGCCCAGATGCTGGGTTCATCCCTGGCTGCTGGCATTGTTTATGGAGTACGTCCCAGTACCACCGGCGCACTGGGGCTCAACGCT CTCAACAATATCACTCCCAGCCAAGGCGTGGGTATAGAGCTCTTGGCAACCTTCCAGCTGGTGCTGTGTGTCATTGCAGTCACTGATAAAAGGCGGCGTGATGTCACCGGCTCAGCTCCTTTGGCCATTGGCCTCTCGGTGTGCCTGGGACATTTGGCAGCG ATCAGCTACACAGGCTGCGGCATCAACCCCGCTCGCTCCTTTGGCCCGGCTTTGATCCTGAACGATTTCACAAACCAGTGG GTGTACTGGGTGGGTCCGATGTGCGGCGGCGTGGCGGCGGCGCTCATCTACGACTTCCTGCTGTACCCCAAGTTCGATGAGTTCCCCGGGCGCATGAAGGTCCTGGTCAGCGGCCCGACTGGAGACTACGACGTCAACGGAGGCAACGACAGCACGACCGTGGAAATGACGTCCAAGTAG